The region GCGCGTAGGGTCAACACGTCTCCCGGCAGGATGTAGGTGCGCGGTAGCAATGCTGCGCCGGGCCCGGGCAGCAGTTGCAGTTCCTGGGCCAGACGGACGACGTAGGGCGTGTCGTTGCGGACTTTCAATTGACCGTCTTCAAGTGACCAGACCAGACCTTTCCACGGGGTGCGATTGGGCGCGAGGCCTTTGGGATGAATAATCACCGGCAGGTTTTGGCGTACCGTCACGCCGACGCGGGCATGGCCGGCCTTGGCGTCGGCTCGGCCTTGGGGCATGCCTTCAAAGACCACCCGCTTCAGACGCTGAGTGCGCAGCGGTGTCTGGTTTTGCAGGATAAAGCGCACCAATTGGGTTTTGGACGCCTCGACCCTGGCCAGCGGCGGAGTGACAAACAGCAGGGCTTCCTTGTCTTCGGGGATGTCCTGGAGGGTGACGTGCAGCAACGCCAGCGTCGCGTCGGAATTGGTCACGGAAACGGCGGCTTCGCCATCTTCCTCGTGGACAATCACCACCGACGTGTCGGGGACCATGCCGTCGGCGCGACTGTCGATACTCAGCAACAGCGCCCAGGCGGCGAGGCTGCAGACCAGCGTTTTGAGGGGGGTGCAAGTCTTCACGACAGGCCTCCTGCTAGGGGTGGGTGGTGCGTGTGAACGGGCTAGAGATAGCGCAAATCCAGAACAATCGATCCGTCCAGTGGCACTTCCTGCTGCAAGGTGAGGGTGCGTGCAGGGCTGATGGAGGTGTCGACTCGAAGCTGTGTGGTCAGGTTGATGATGGGTTCTGGCTGGGGGCGGCCGGGGCGGGCGAACCCCATGAGCATTCTGGGGTAGGCGTTGGGTTCAGGTGACCAGTTAAGGCCCTGGTCATAAGAGGTCAATGACTGCATGGTTTGCCCATCGCCCGACGAATTGCGAAACGACAGCGAGACCGACCCCAGGCGTTCGGCGGAGGCATGAACGTTTTTGCCCAGGCCATAGAAAAAGTTCGGTGCCAGCGAGGAGTCCGCTCGATTGTCGATACCGACCAGGGCAAACAACACGGGCGCGCTGCAGTTGATCTGCATCGTCAGCATCTGACTGGGCAGGACGCTGAATTCATCCGGCAACAAATCACGCGCCGGAATCCGCCCATGGTCAACCTCGCCGCCGTTCAAATCGACCCGGCACGCACTGGGCGTCACCAGGCCATTGATAATCAGGTCGGTTTGACCATTGGCGCTGAAAGCCGGCATCGGCAGCATTAGCCCCAACAGCAGTGCCGCAAGGCTTGAGGGCGAATTCGTCGAAGGGTATTTGCAGTGTGTCAAGGGCATCGCGATAGGCCTCTCCACGCCCATACCGGGGTGTGGCGCCGTGCAGGTATGGGCGTTCATGGTGTTACAGGTAAACGATTTCGAGGGTGGCGGAACCGTCGATGGGTTGCTCGTCAGTCAGGTCCAGGCTGTCGGCGCGGGCGATGAAGCCCCGGACATGAACATCGGAGGTCAATTGCTGAATGGGTATTGGCGCCCAGGCCCCCGAGGCGTTGTTGCCGAAGCCGGCCAACATCCCGTCGTCCAGCGGCATCCAGGAGACTTTGTCGTCTGATTCCAGCACCGTGACGGCGGCGGCGTCGGCAACGGCGTTGTCTATCAATAGTGCGTAGTCGCCCAGCTTCTGGGTGCCATTGATCAGTCCCAAGCCATAGGTCGCCCCATCACCGCTGATCGAGGAACCGGCACGGTTGTCGGTGCCTTTCATGGCGAACAGGGTTGAGCCGTCGCAGAGGACGGTCATTTGCAGGGTGGCGGCGGGCAGTACGGTCGTGCTGGTGAGGTTGAGGTCTTTGGCGGATATTTTGCCGTAATCGACTGTGCCGTTGCCCGACAGGCTCGGGGTACAGGCGTTGGGGGTAATCACCCCTTTGACGGTCAGGTCGACGGTGGAGGCAGCGGACGCTGACGCGCAAGCGCCCAGCAGGACAGTGGTGGCGAGTGCGTAAAACGTAGTGTTCATGAAGATTGAGTTCCTTTCAAAAGGGGGGGCAAGGGGTGTTACAGGTACGTCAGTTGCAACGTGGCTTCGCCATCCAGCGGCACCTCGTCGATTAGCGTCAGGTCGTTGGTCGGGGCAATGTGCGTATAGAACCTGAGTTCAGCATCGAAGTTAGTCACGGCGATGGGCGTCAGCGGGGGCGCCGCTGCAGAAATGGCGGTCAGCGCCGAATGCCCCAGAAATACTGAAGGTTGCCAGGTGGTGCCACCGTCGACCGAACTGATAGTTCTTACCGACACGCCGTCGGCCACCGGGTTGTACAAGCCTAAACCGGTGCTGCCGAGTTTCTCGTTATTGGGCGTCATGCCCAGGCCATGCCAGTGGTCATAAAGGGCGGATGAGCCTGCGCGGTTATCAAGGGTGTTCAGCGTGAAGGCGGTCGGCCCTTCACAGCGCACACTCAGTTGCAGGGATTGCTGTGGCAGCGAGGTGTAAACATCTGAGGTGAGCGCCTTGGCCGACAGTTTGCCGTAGTCGATCACCCCGCCATCGGAGAGCGCGGGGATGCACGCATTGGGGGTGATCGCGCCTTTGATCGCCAAGTCTGCGGTGCTGGCAGCCAGCACTGAGGGTGCGACCAACAAGGCCGCGAGAAAGCGGCAATTAAACGTATTCATCGTGGAAGGAGCCTTGTGGGTGGCGTTACAGGTATTTCAATTCAAGCGTGGCCGAGCCATCGAGAAGCACTTCATCCGTCAGGTCCAGGTTATTGGCGCCGGCGATGAAGGTCTGGAGTTTCAGGTCGACAGTGACTTGTTTGAGGGC is a window of Pseudomonas sp. DC1.2 DNA encoding:
- a CDS encoding fimbria/pilus chaperone family protein translates to MKTCTPLKTLVCSLAAWALLLSIDSRADGMVPDTSVVIVHEEDGEAAVSVTNSDATLALLHVTLQDIPEDKEALLFVTPPLARVEASKTQLVRFILQNQTPLRTQRLKRVVFEGMPQGRADAKAGHARVGVTVRQNLPVIIHPKGLAPNRTPWKGLVWSLEDGQLKVRNDTPYVVRLAQELQLLPGPGAALLPRTYILPGDVLTLRASISTATAVRLQPATVYGFAVAAYDAPLTPR
- a CDS encoding DUF1120 domain-containing protein, which translates into the protein MPLTHCKYPSTNSPSSLAALLLGLMLPMPAFSANGQTDLIINGLVTPSACRVDLNGGEVDHGRIPARDLLPDEFSVLPSQMLTMQINCSAPVLFALVGIDNRADSSLAPNFFYGLGKNVHASAERLGSVSLSFRNSSGDGQTMQSLTSYDQGLNWSPEPNAYPRMLMGFARPGRPQPEPIINLTTQLRVDTSISPARTLTLQQEVPLDGSIVLDLRYL
- a CDS encoding DUF1120 domain-containing protein, with product MNTTFYALATTVLLGACASASAASTVDLTVKGVITPNACTPSLSGNGTVDYGKISAKDLNLTSTTVLPAATLQMTVLCDGSTLFAMKGTDNRAGSSISGDGATYGLGLINGTQKLGDYALLIDNAVADAAAVTVLESDDKVSWMPLDDGMLAGFGNNASGAWAPIPIQQLTSDVHVRGFIARADSLDLTDEQPIDGSATLEIVYL
- a CDS encoding DUF1120 domain-containing protein; its protein translation is MNTFNCRFLAALLVAPSVLAASTADLAIKGAITPNACIPALSDGGVIDYGKLSAKALTSDVYTSLPQQSLQLSVRCEGPTAFTLNTLDNRAGSSALYDHWHGLGMTPNNEKLGSTGLGLYNPVADGVSVRTISSVDGGTTWQPSVFLGHSALTAISAAAPPLTPIAVTNFDAELRFYTHIAPTNDLTLIDEVPLDGEATLQLTYL